One window of Medicago truncatula cultivar Jemalong A17 chromosome 2, MtrunA17r5.0-ANR, whole genome shotgun sequence genomic DNA carries:
- the LOC25479866 gene encoding aspartic proteinase CDR1 — protein MHSFIFLFSALCSLYSPSFVESTKNPSGFEVELIHHDSPLSPFYNSSLTSSELITNAALRSISRSKRLSLFQNNELNESPESIIIPNGGDYLMKIYIGTPPVERLAVADTGSDLIWVQCSPCQNCFPQDTPYYDPNKSSTFMGLSCDSQSCSLLPHRCGESNKCEYFYTYGDKSYTIGDLGTDSINFGEKDVTFPKSIFGCGHQNDVTFKRSRKATGLVGLGAGPLSLVSQLGDSIGHKFSYCLVPPSLNSISKMKFGDEAIIKDNGVVSTPLIIKSSNPSYYFLNLEGITIGQKTVETGRTDGNIIIDSGTTLTYLEQNFYNDLVASLKGVIGVEEVKDPPSPYTFCFTFGDITKFPNFVFHFTRADVTLKPQNLVVELGNHSYCLFVVPNKGISIFGNRAQFNFLVGYDLKGKTVSFSPTDCSKT, from the coding sequence ATGCATTCTTTTATATTCTTGTTTTCCGCCCTATGTTCACTTTATTCACCATCCTTTGTTGAATCCACTAAAAACCCTAGTGGCTTTGAAGTTGAACTTATTCATCATGATTCACCATTGTCACCCTTTTACAACTCTTCCCTAACCTCATCCGAGCTAATCACAAATGCGGCCTTGCGCTCTATTTCACGTTCCAAACGACTTtccctttttcaaaataacGAGTTAAACGAATCGCCAGAATCTATTATAATTCCAAATGGTGGTGATTACCTCATGAAAATCTATATAGGAACCCCACCTGTTGAAAGGCTTGCTGTTGCAGACACAGGGAGTGACCTTATTTGGGTACAATGTTCCCCTTGTCAAAATTGTTTTCCACAAGACACTCCTTATTATGATCCAAATAAATCTTCCACTTTCATGGGTTTGTCATGTGACTCACAATCTTGCTCATTACTCCCACATAGATGTGGAGAATCAAATAAGTGTGAGTATTTTTACACTTATGGTGATAAATCTTACACCATTGGAGATTTGGGTACTGATTCCATCAACTTTGGAGAAAAAGATGTTACATTTCCTAAATCAATTTTTGGATGTGGACATCAAAATGATGTCACATTTAAAAGAAGCCGAAAAGCTACGGGTCTTGTTGGTCTTGGAGCAGGACCACTATCACTAGTTTCACAACTAGGTGACTCAATTGGTCACAAATTCTCCTATTGTTTGGTTCCTCCAAGTTTAAACTCAATTAGCAAAATGAAATTTGGAGATGAAGCAATTATAAAAGATAATGGCGTTGTGTCTACTCCCCTCATAATCAAATCTTCAAATCCTTCTTATTACTTCCTCAATCTCGAAGGCATCACCATCGGACAAAAAACTGTTGAGACAGGTCGAACCGATGGTAACATAATCATTGATTCAGGGACAACATTGACGTATCTTGAACAAAACTTTTACAATGATTTGGTAGCTTCCTTAAAGGGAGTTATTGGTGTTGAGGAAGTGAAAGATCCTCCATCCCCATATACCTTTTGCTTCACCTTTGGAGATATAACAAAGTTCCCTAATTTTGTGTTTCATTTTACGAGAGCTGATGTTACCCTTAAACCTCAGAACTTAGTTGTTGAGCTTGGCAACCACTCGTATTGCTTGTTTGTCGTACCAAATAAAGGTATTTCCATCTTTGGAAATAGAgcacaatttaattttttagttgGGTACGATCTCAAAGgaaaaacagtttccttttctCCAACTGATTGTTCCAAGACCTAA